The Miscanthus floridulus cultivar M001 chromosome 7, ASM1932011v1, whole genome shotgun sequence genome includes a region encoding these proteins:
- the LOC136466760 gene encoding putative multidrug resistance protein isoform X2: MGKDDGPPQAAAKAKNSAPVMRSFASVFMHADAADVVLMVLGLVGAMGDGMSTPVMLLITSRIFNDLGNGPDLLDEFSSKVNENARNLVFLALGSLVMAFLEGYCWARTAERQASRMRERYLRAVLRQDVEYFDLKVGSTSEVITSVSNDSLVVQDVLSEKVPNFVMNCSMFLGSYAVGFALLWHLTLVALPSVLLLIIPGFMYGRILIGLARRIREQYTRPGAIAEQAVSSVRTVYSFVAERTTMAQFSAALEESARLGIKQGLAKGVAIGSNGITFTIWAFNVWYGSRLVMYHGYQGGTVFAVSAAIVVGGLALGSGLSNVKYFSEASSASERVQEVIQRVPKIDSESSAGDELANVAGEVEFKNVEFCYPSRPETPIFVSFNLRVPAGRTVALVGGSGSGKSTVIALLERFYDPAAGEVTLDGVDIRRLRLKWLRAQMGLVSQEPALFATSIRENILFGKEDATEEEVVAAAKAANAHNFISQLPQGYDTQVGERGVQMSGGQKQRIAIARAILKSPKILLLDEATSALDTESERVVQEALDLASVGRTTIVIAHRLSTIRNADMIAVMQYGEVKELGSHDDLIANENGLYTSLARLQQASDSREANQVGGTGSTSAAGQSSSHSMSRRFSAASRSSSGRSMGDAENDNITEKPKLPVPSFRRLLMLNAPEWKQALMGSFSAIVFGGIQPVYSYAMGSMISIYFLADHNEIKDKTRTYALIFVGLAVLSFLINIGQHYNFGAMGEYLTKRVREQMLAKILTFEVGWFDRDENSSGAICSQLGKDANVVRSLVGDRMALVIQTVSAVLIACTMGLVIAWRLALVMIAVQPLIIVCFYARRVLLKSMSQKSIQSQSESSRLAAEAVSNLRTITAFSSQERILHLFDQAQDGPRKESIRQSWFAGLGLGTSMSLMTCTWALDFWYGGKLVAEHHITSKALFQTFMILVSTGRVIADAGSMTTDLAKGADAVASVFAVLDRKTEIDPDNPEGYKPERLKGEVDIRGVDFAYPSRPDVIIFKGFSLSIQPGKSTALVGQSGSGKSTIIGLIERFYDPLRGVVKIDGKDIKTYNLRALRRHIGLVSQEPTLFAGTIRENIVYGTETATEAEIENAARSANAHDFISNLKDGYDTWCGERGVQLSGGQKQRIAIARAILKNPAILLLDEATSALDSQSEKVVQEALDRVMVGRTSIVVAHRLSTIQNCDQITVLEKGIVVEKGTHASLMAKGPSGTYFGLVSLQQGGNQH; this comes from the exons ATGGGTAAGGACGACGGGCCGCCGCAGGCGGCGGCCAAGGCCAAGAATTCGGCGCCGGTGATGCGGTCGTTCGCGTCGGTGTTCATGCATGCGGACGCCGCGGACGTGGTGCTCATGGTGCTCGGCCTGGTGGGCGCCATGGGCGACGGCATGTCCACGCCCGTCATGCTCTTGATCACCAGCCGCATCTTCAACGACCTCGGCAACGGGCCGGACCTCCTCGATGAGTTCAGCTCCAAGGTCAACGAG AACGCGCGGAACCTCGTCTTCTTGGCGCTCGGCAGCTTGGTCATGGCGTTCCTAG AGGGGTACTGCTGGGCGCGCACGGCGGAGCGGCAGGCGTCGCGGATGCGGGAGCGGTACCTGCGGGCGGTGCTCCGGCAGGACGTGGAGTACTTCGACCTCAAGGTGGGGTCCACGTCGGAGGTGATCACCAGCGTCTCCAACGACAGCCTCGTGGTGCAGGACGTGCTGAGCGAGAAGGTGCCCAACTTCGTGATGAACTGCTCCATGTTCCTGGGCAGCTACGCCGTCGGGTTCGCCCTGCTGTGGCACCTCACGCTGGTGGCGCTGCCGTCCGTGCTACTGCTCATCATCCCCGGGTTCATGTACGGCCGCATCCTCATCGGCCTCGCGCGCCGGATCAGGGAGCAGTACACCCGCCCCGGCGCCATCGCCGAGCAGGCCGTCTCGTCCGTGCGCACCGTCTACTCGTTCGTAGCCGAGCGCACCACCATGGCGCAGTTCTCCGCCGCGCTCGAGGAGTCGGCGAGGCTCGGGATCAAGCAGGGACTCGCCAAGGGCGTCGCCATCGGCAGCAACGGCATCACCTTCACCATCTGGGCGTTCAACGTCTGGTACGGCAGCCGCCTCGTCATGTACCACGGATACCAGGGCGGCACCGTCTTCGCCGTCTCCGCTGCCATTGTCGTCGGTGGCCT AGCTCTGGGGTCCGGGCTGTCGAACGTCAAGTACTTCTCCGAGGCGAGCTCGGCGTCGGAGAGGGTCCAGGAGGTGATCCAGCGGGTGCCCAAGATTGACTCGGAGAGCAGCGCCGGCGACGAGCTGGCCAACGTCGCCGGGGAGGTGGAATTCAAGAACGTGGAGTTCTGCTACCCGTCGCGCCCGGAGACCCCGATCTTCGTGAGCTTCAACCTGCGCGTGCCGGCGGGGCGCACGGTGGCGCTGGTGGGCGGCAGCGGGTCCGGGAAGTCGACGGTGATCGCGCTGCTGGAGCGGTTCTACGACCCGGCGGCCGGGGAGGTGACCCTGGACGGCGTGGACATCCGGCGGCTGCGGCTCAAGTGGCTGCGCGCGCAGATGGGGCTCGTCAGCCAGGAGCCGGCGCTGTTCGCGACGTCGATCCGGGAGAACATCCTGTTCGGCAAGGAGGACGCCACGGAGGAGGAGGTCGTCGCGGCGGCGAAGGCGGCCAACGCCCACAACTTCATCTCCCAGTTGCCGCAGGGCTACGACACGCAG GTGGGTGAGCGTGGTGTCCAAATGTCTGGAGGACAGAAGCAGAGGATTGCTATTGCCAGAGCTATCCTTAAGTCACCCAAGATCCTCCTCCTTGATGAAGCCACAAGTGCATTGGACACAGAGTCAGAGCGTGTTGTGCAAGAGGCACTTGACCTGGCTTCTGTGGGCAGGACAACCATTGTCATTGCACATCGGCTCTCCACAATCCGGAATGCTGACATGATTGCTGTGATGCAATATGGTGAGGTCAAGGAGCTGGGATCCCATGATGACCTCATTGCCAATGAGAATGGCCTCTACACATCTCTTGCCCGCCTTCAGCAGGCCAGTGATTCAAGGGAGGCCAATCAGGTTGGTGGAACTGGAAGTACATCTGCTGCGGGGCAATCTAGCAGCCACAGCATGAGCAGGAGGTTCTCTGCAGCTAGCAGGTCAAGCTCAGGACGGTCAATGGGTGACGCAGAAAATGATAATATTACCGAGAAGCCAAAGCTTCCCGTCCCATCATTCAGAAGGTTACTGATGCTTAATGCGCCAGAGTGGAAGCAGGCTCTGATGGGAAGTTTCAGTGCAATTGTGTTTGGAGGCATACAGCCTGTATATTCATATGCCATGGGCAGCATGATCTCAATCTACTTCTTGGCAGACCAtaatgagatcaaggacaaaacAAGGACCTACGCACTCATCTTTGTTGGTCTTGCAGTGCTCTCATTCTTGATCAATATTGGGCAACATTACAACTTCGGTGCCATGGGGGAATACCTCACCAAGAGAGTGAGAGAACAGATGCTTGCAAAAATCCTTACTTTTGAGGTTGGGTGGTTTGACCGTGATGAGAACTCCAGTGGTGCCATATGCTCACAACTTGGCAAGGATGCCAACGTC GTGAGGTCTCTTGTGGGTGATCGAATGGCTCTAGTGATCCAGACAGTTTCTGCAGTTCTCATAGCCTGCACTATGGGTCTGGTGATCGCTTGGCGTTTGGCCCTTGTCATGATAGCAGTGCAACCCCTTATCATTGTTTGCTTTTATGCTCGCCGTGTCTTATTGAAGAGCATGTCCCAGAAATCAATACAGTCTCAATCTGAAAGTAGCAGGCTAGCAGCTGAGGCTGTCTCCAATCTCCGCACCATCACTGCTTTCTCATCCCAGGAGCGCATCCTACACCTCTTTGACCAAGCACAAGATGGGCCACGCAAGGAAAGCATCCGACAGTCATGGTTTGCAGGACTGGGCCTTGGCACCTCCATGAGCCTCATGACATGCACATGGGCCCTTGATTTCTGGTATGGTGGCAAGCTCGTGGCTGAGCATCACATAACTTCAAAGGCACTCTTCCAGACCTTCATGATACTAGTAAGCACAGGGCGTGTGATTGCAGATGCAGGTAGCATGACAACAGACCTTGCTAAGGGTGCTGATGCAGTAGCTTCAGTGTTTGCTGTTCTTGACAGGAAAACCGAAATTGACCCTGACAACCCTGAGGGATACAAACCAGAGAGGCTAAAAGGTGAGGTTGACATCAGAGGAGTTGACTTTGCATACCcgtcaaggccagatgtgattaTCTTCAAAGGTTTCTCCTTGAGCATCCAACCAGGCAAGTCAACAGCCCTTGTTGGGCAAAGTGGTTCTGGCAAGTCGACTATCATTGGGCTCATAGAGAGGTTCTATGACCCACTTAGGGGGGTAGTGAAGATCGATGGTAAAGACATCAAAACATACAATCTCAGAGCCCTGCGGCGACACATTGGATTAGTCAGCCAGGAACCAACACTATTTGCAGGTACAATAAGAGAAAATATTGTGTATGGTACAGAAACAGCAACTGAAGCAGAAATTGAGAATGCTGCAAGGTCTGCGAATGCACATGACTTCATTAGCAACCTCAAGGATGGATATGACACATGGTGTGGTGAGAGGGGTGTACAGCTTTCAGGAGGCCAAAAACAACGCATTGCAATTGCCCGTGCCATCCTGAAGAACCCTGCTATCCTGCTACTGGATGAAGCTACAAGTGCACTGGACAGCCAGTCAGAGAAGGTGGTACAAGAGGCATTGGACCGAGTGATGGTTGGCAGGACAAGTATTGTGGTGGCGCACAGGCTCAGCACAATACAGAACTGTGACCAGATCACTGTGCTTGAGAAAGGAATTGTTGTGGAGAAGGGCACACATGCATCCCTTATGGCTAAGGGTCCCTCTGGAACATACTTCGGATTGGTCAGTTTGCAACAAGGAGGCAACCAGCACTGA
- the LOC136466760 gene encoding putative multidrug resistance protein isoform X1, with the protein MIHKTRNRGKVTSETRRGECGGVAATTTSPADMGKDDGPPQAAAKAKNSAPVMRSFASVFMHADAADVVLMVLGLVGAMGDGMSTPVMLLITSRIFNDLGNGPDLLDEFSSKVNENARNLVFLALGSLVMAFLEGYCWARTAERQASRMRERYLRAVLRQDVEYFDLKVGSTSEVITSVSNDSLVVQDVLSEKVPNFVMNCSMFLGSYAVGFALLWHLTLVALPSVLLLIIPGFMYGRILIGLARRIREQYTRPGAIAEQAVSSVRTVYSFVAERTTMAQFSAALEESARLGIKQGLAKGVAIGSNGITFTIWAFNVWYGSRLVMYHGYQGGTVFAVSAAIVVGGLALGSGLSNVKYFSEASSASERVQEVIQRVPKIDSESSAGDELANVAGEVEFKNVEFCYPSRPETPIFVSFNLRVPAGRTVALVGGSGSGKSTVIALLERFYDPAAGEVTLDGVDIRRLRLKWLRAQMGLVSQEPALFATSIRENILFGKEDATEEEVVAAAKAANAHNFISQLPQGYDTQVGERGVQMSGGQKQRIAIARAILKSPKILLLDEATSALDTESERVVQEALDLASVGRTTIVIAHRLSTIRNADMIAVMQYGEVKELGSHDDLIANENGLYTSLARLQQASDSREANQVGGTGSTSAAGQSSSHSMSRRFSAASRSSSGRSMGDAENDNITEKPKLPVPSFRRLLMLNAPEWKQALMGSFSAIVFGGIQPVYSYAMGSMISIYFLADHNEIKDKTRTYALIFVGLAVLSFLINIGQHYNFGAMGEYLTKRVREQMLAKILTFEVGWFDRDENSSGAICSQLGKDANVVRSLVGDRMALVIQTVSAVLIACTMGLVIAWRLALVMIAVQPLIIVCFYARRVLLKSMSQKSIQSQSESSRLAAEAVSNLRTITAFSSQERILHLFDQAQDGPRKESIRQSWFAGLGLGTSMSLMTCTWALDFWYGGKLVAEHHITSKALFQTFMILVSTGRVIADAGSMTTDLAKGADAVASVFAVLDRKTEIDPDNPEGYKPERLKGEVDIRGVDFAYPSRPDVIIFKGFSLSIQPGKSTALVGQSGSGKSTIIGLIERFYDPLRGVVKIDGKDIKTYNLRALRRHIGLVSQEPTLFAGTIRENIVYGTETATEAEIENAARSANAHDFISNLKDGYDTWCGERGVQLSGGQKQRIAIARAILKNPAILLLDEATSALDSQSEKVVQEALDRVMVGRTSIVVAHRLSTIQNCDQITVLEKGIVVEKGTHASLMAKGPSGTYFGLVSLQQGGNQH; encoded by the exons ATGATCCACAAAACCCGTAacaggggcaaggttacaagcgAGACACGGCGCGGCGAGTGCGGCGGGGTGGCAGCGACGACGACCTCGCCGGCTGACATGGGTAAGGACGACGGGCCGCCGCAGGCGGCGGCCAAGGCCAAGAATTCGGCGCCGGTGATGCGGTCGTTCGCGTCGGTGTTCATGCATGCGGACGCCGCGGACGTGGTGCTCATGGTGCTCGGCCTGGTGGGCGCCATGGGCGACGGCATGTCCACGCCCGTCATGCTCTTGATCACCAGCCGCATCTTCAACGACCTCGGCAACGGGCCGGACCTCCTCGATGAGTTCAGCTCCAAGGTCAACGAG AACGCGCGGAACCTCGTCTTCTTGGCGCTCGGCAGCTTGGTCATGGCGTTCCTAG AGGGGTACTGCTGGGCGCGCACGGCGGAGCGGCAGGCGTCGCGGATGCGGGAGCGGTACCTGCGGGCGGTGCTCCGGCAGGACGTGGAGTACTTCGACCTCAAGGTGGGGTCCACGTCGGAGGTGATCACCAGCGTCTCCAACGACAGCCTCGTGGTGCAGGACGTGCTGAGCGAGAAGGTGCCCAACTTCGTGATGAACTGCTCCATGTTCCTGGGCAGCTACGCCGTCGGGTTCGCCCTGCTGTGGCACCTCACGCTGGTGGCGCTGCCGTCCGTGCTACTGCTCATCATCCCCGGGTTCATGTACGGCCGCATCCTCATCGGCCTCGCGCGCCGGATCAGGGAGCAGTACACCCGCCCCGGCGCCATCGCCGAGCAGGCCGTCTCGTCCGTGCGCACCGTCTACTCGTTCGTAGCCGAGCGCACCACCATGGCGCAGTTCTCCGCCGCGCTCGAGGAGTCGGCGAGGCTCGGGATCAAGCAGGGACTCGCCAAGGGCGTCGCCATCGGCAGCAACGGCATCACCTTCACCATCTGGGCGTTCAACGTCTGGTACGGCAGCCGCCTCGTCATGTACCACGGATACCAGGGCGGCACCGTCTTCGCCGTCTCCGCTGCCATTGTCGTCGGTGGCCT AGCTCTGGGGTCCGGGCTGTCGAACGTCAAGTACTTCTCCGAGGCGAGCTCGGCGTCGGAGAGGGTCCAGGAGGTGATCCAGCGGGTGCCCAAGATTGACTCGGAGAGCAGCGCCGGCGACGAGCTGGCCAACGTCGCCGGGGAGGTGGAATTCAAGAACGTGGAGTTCTGCTACCCGTCGCGCCCGGAGACCCCGATCTTCGTGAGCTTCAACCTGCGCGTGCCGGCGGGGCGCACGGTGGCGCTGGTGGGCGGCAGCGGGTCCGGGAAGTCGACGGTGATCGCGCTGCTGGAGCGGTTCTACGACCCGGCGGCCGGGGAGGTGACCCTGGACGGCGTGGACATCCGGCGGCTGCGGCTCAAGTGGCTGCGCGCGCAGATGGGGCTCGTCAGCCAGGAGCCGGCGCTGTTCGCGACGTCGATCCGGGAGAACATCCTGTTCGGCAAGGAGGACGCCACGGAGGAGGAGGTCGTCGCGGCGGCGAAGGCGGCCAACGCCCACAACTTCATCTCCCAGTTGCCGCAGGGCTACGACACGCAG GTGGGTGAGCGTGGTGTCCAAATGTCTGGAGGACAGAAGCAGAGGATTGCTATTGCCAGAGCTATCCTTAAGTCACCCAAGATCCTCCTCCTTGATGAAGCCACAAGTGCATTGGACACAGAGTCAGAGCGTGTTGTGCAAGAGGCACTTGACCTGGCTTCTGTGGGCAGGACAACCATTGTCATTGCACATCGGCTCTCCACAATCCGGAATGCTGACATGATTGCTGTGATGCAATATGGTGAGGTCAAGGAGCTGGGATCCCATGATGACCTCATTGCCAATGAGAATGGCCTCTACACATCTCTTGCCCGCCTTCAGCAGGCCAGTGATTCAAGGGAGGCCAATCAGGTTGGTGGAACTGGAAGTACATCTGCTGCGGGGCAATCTAGCAGCCACAGCATGAGCAGGAGGTTCTCTGCAGCTAGCAGGTCAAGCTCAGGACGGTCAATGGGTGACGCAGAAAATGATAATATTACCGAGAAGCCAAAGCTTCCCGTCCCATCATTCAGAAGGTTACTGATGCTTAATGCGCCAGAGTGGAAGCAGGCTCTGATGGGAAGTTTCAGTGCAATTGTGTTTGGAGGCATACAGCCTGTATATTCATATGCCATGGGCAGCATGATCTCAATCTACTTCTTGGCAGACCAtaatgagatcaaggacaaaacAAGGACCTACGCACTCATCTTTGTTGGTCTTGCAGTGCTCTCATTCTTGATCAATATTGGGCAACATTACAACTTCGGTGCCATGGGGGAATACCTCACCAAGAGAGTGAGAGAACAGATGCTTGCAAAAATCCTTACTTTTGAGGTTGGGTGGTTTGACCGTGATGAGAACTCCAGTGGTGCCATATGCTCACAACTTGGCAAGGATGCCAACGTC GTGAGGTCTCTTGTGGGTGATCGAATGGCTCTAGTGATCCAGACAGTTTCTGCAGTTCTCATAGCCTGCACTATGGGTCTGGTGATCGCTTGGCGTTTGGCCCTTGTCATGATAGCAGTGCAACCCCTTATCATTGTTTGCTTTTATGCTCGCCGTGTCTTATTGAAGAGCATGTCCCAGAAATCAATACAGTCTCAATCTGAAAGTAGCAGGCTAGCAGCTGAGGCTGTCTCCAATCTCCGCACCATCACTGCTTTCTCATCCCAGGAGCGCATCCTACACCTCTTTGACCAAGCACAAGATGGGCCACGCAAGGAAAGCATCCGACAGTCATGGTTTGCAGGACTGGGCCTTGGCACCTCCATGAGCCTCATGACATGCACATGGGCCCTTGATTTCTGGTATGGTGGCAAGCTCGTGGCTGAGCATCACATAACTTCAAAGGCACTCTTCCAGACCTTCATGATACTAGTAAGCACAGGGCGTGTGATTGCAGATGCAGGTAGCATGACAACAGACCTTGCTAAGGGTGCTGATGCAGTAGCTTCAGTGTTTGCTGTTCTTGACAGGAAAACCGAAATTGACCCTGACAACCCTGAGGGATACAAACCAGAGAGGCTAAAAGGTGAGGTTGACATCAGAGGAGTTGACTTTGCATACCcgtcaaggccagatgtgattaTCTTCAAAGGTTTCTCCTTGAGCATCCAACCAGGCAAGTCAACAGCCCTTGTTGGGCAAAGTGGTTCTGGCAAGTCGACTATCATTGGGCTCATAGAGAGGTTCTATGACCCACTTAGGGGGGTAGTGAAGATCGATGGTAAAGACATCAAAACATACAATCTCAGAGCCCTGCGGCGACACATTGGATTAGTCAGCCAGGAACCAACACTATTTGCAGGTACAATAAGAGAAAATATTGTGTATGGTACAGAAACAGCAACTGAAGCAGAAATTGAGAATGCTGCAAGGTCTGCGAATGCACATGACTTCATTAGCAACCTCAAGGATGGATATGACACATGGTGTGGTGAGAGGGGTGTACAGCTTTCAGGAGGCCAAAAACAACGCATTGCAATTGCCCGTGCCATCCTGAAGAACCCTGCTATCCTGCTACTGGATGAAGCTACAAGTGCACTGGACAGCCAGTCAGAGAAGGTGGTACAAGAGGCATTGGACCGAGTGATGGTTGGCAGGACAAGTATTGTGGTGGCGCACAGGCTCAGCACAATACAGAACTGTGACCAGATCACTGTGCTTGAGAAAGGAATTGTTGTGGAGAAGGGCACACATGCATCCCTTATGGCTAAGGGTCCCTCTGGAACATACTTCGGATTGGTCAGTTTGCAACAAGGAGGCAACCAGCACTGA